Proteins co-encoded in one Bremerella sp. TYQ1 genomic window:
- a CDS encoding DNA methyltransferase, giving the protein MGKRTTNIVSYQLMPDLPTWEYEALKESIRQFGVIIPTIKDENGTIIDGHHRERACRELKIKDMPTITLAGLTDEQKRDHALVLNMVRRKITRKQMRQIIAAELRRTPDISNQWLAEILGSTDKTVESVRRELIAGSEIPMLDSYRAKDGKRYPATRLYTEREKQADRARAALATLGENAPRKAVTLKQLEREAKNKERKSRQRERYRKPDDHAPIRLYHSDFRDLERIARIQPGTVDLVLTDVPYDRKFTTQFDDLGSFTARVLKEGGIFCVYLGVIQVADAIKSFTQHLEYRATAFSSWLGDGPVIQPLQCVTQSTPVLVFSKGKWTRTTRWYNSFHNSVAEQDLHEWQKPLVDVEHWLLSFSDPNDLICDPCAGSGSTAAVCRRRNRRFVGGDIERDAVRLAQTRLKDNEPACDTPVLSLGRKKKALNAAN; this is encoded by the coding sequence ATGGGCAAACGCACGACAAACATTGTTTCATATCAACTCATGCCTGACCTGCCGACTTGGGAGTATGAGGCTCTCAAGGAATCGATTCGCCAATTCGGCGTAATCATTCCGACTATCAAAGATGAGAACGGCACGATCATCGATGGGCATCACCGAGAGCGTGCCTGTCGGGAACTGAAGATCAAGGACATGCCGACGATTACGCTCGCTGGGCTAACCGACGAGCAGAAACGGGACCATGCTCTTGTGCTGAACATGGTTCGCCGTAAGATCACTCGGAAGCAGATGCGACAGATAATCGCTGCTGAGCTTCGACGAACCCCGGACATCTCAAACCAATGGCTTGCAGAGATCCTTGGCTCAACCGACAAGACTGTGGAGTCAGTTCGTCGGGAACTCATCGCAGGGTCGGAAATTCCGATGCTCGATTCGTACCGAGCCAAGGACGGTAAACGGTATCCCGCTACTCGGCTCTACACCGAGCGGGAGAAGCAGGCGGACCGAGCCAGAGCCGCACTCGCAACGCTGGGCGAGAACGCTCCCCGCAAGGCCGTTACATTGAAGCAACTCGAACGGGAGGCCAAGAACAAGGAACGAAAGAGCCGACAACGTGAGCGGTATCGCAAGCCTGATGACCACGCTCCAATTCGCCTCTATCACTCTGACTTTCGAGATCTGGAACGAATTGCTCGCATCCAGCCGGGCACAGTGGACCTCGTTCTGACCGATGTGCCCTACGATAGAAAGTTCACGACGCAGTTCGATGACCTTGGATCGTTCACCGCAAGAGTGTTGAAGGAGGGTGGCATATTTTGCGTTTATCTCGGCGTCATCCAAGTCGCTGATGCGATCAAGTCGTTTACACAGCATCTCGAATACAGAGCGACGGCATTTTCGTCATGGCTTGGAGACGGACCAGTCATTCAGCCTCTTCAATGCGTAACCCAAAGTACGCCGGTACTGGTCTTCTCTAAAGGAAAGTGGACCCGAACAACTCGCTGGTACAACTCATTTCACAATTCGGTCGCTGAGCAAGACCTGCACGAATGGCAAAAACCGCTTGTCGATGTCGAACACTGGCTCCTGTCTTTCAGCGATCCCAACGATTTAATCTGTGATCCATGTGCAGGAAGCGGGAGTACGGCAGCCGTATGTCGGCGTCGTAACAGACGCTTTGTCGGCGGTGACATCGAACGAGACGCAGTTCGATTGGCACAAACTCGATTGAAAGACAACGAGCCTGCATGTGACACACCTGTCCTCTCGCTGGGCAGAAAGAAGAAAGCATTGAATGCAGCCAATTAG
- a CDS encoding PQQ-binding-like beta-propeller repeat protein: MSTTPNTSDEVDVPLSKDNTTIRFSADRLRWWPALVVIVLMLVLRAVPMLMESPSLPVMMLGFMGPPAVGLLLLPWWLFASRAPLREKLIGLLGLLVVAVMAIAFVHPTMRGVPNIMYQLPVGLIAFAVPLVLLSRLSSIRLTAALVSAVIGFGAWDLLRFDGVTGVFGAQFSSRWSSTSEDEYLHLLASSSLPTRNTSLEIDPGAVVTADNAEWPAFRGRSGNNVIPDVVVDDDWSNQPPKLLWKSLIGPGWSSFSIAGNRMFTQEQRGESEAIVCLDTETGEVVWAYEYPGRFEESLGGVGPRATPTIGDGALFCTGADGRISCLDPSNGELIWKRHLREDAGREPPNWGWSSSPLVVESKAIVHAGGDGEKGVIAYDTSTGEIDWSVASGNHSYSSPQLAEVNGVEGILMLTNNGLQFVSVTDGHTIWDHDWVTEHYRALQPLATENAILIADSMGEGTRRLSVNKSGDSWQIMEDWTSRSMKPQFNDFVLYDGCVYGFDMNIFACMDAETGEKMWKRGRYGNGQVLLLSSEGQLLLTSEEGEIVLLKATPDRLTELAKFPAIEGKTWNHPVLVGDRLYVRNGQEVACYQLPLK, translated from the coding sequence ATGTCGACCACCCCCAATACATCCGATGAAGTAGATGTGCCGTTGTCAAAAGACAACACGACAATACGCTTTTCGGCGGATCGTCTCCGTTGGTGGCCTGCCTTGGTGGTCATCGTACTGATGCTTGTTCTAAGAGCAGTTCCGATGCTGATGGAATCGCCGTCGCTACCTGTGATGATGCTTGGGTTCATGGGGCCACCGGCAGTGGGGCTCCTACTTTTGCCATGGTGGCTATTCGCCAGTCGAGCACCGCTACGCGAAAAACTGATCGGACTACTAGGGCTTCTCGTTGTTGCGGTGATGGCAATTGCTTTCGTTCATCCGACAATGCGAGGCGTTCCCAATATCATGTATCAGCTGCCCGTCGGCCTGATTGCTTTTGCGGTGCCATTGGTTCTCTTATCACGCCTTTCCTCGATTCGCTTAACCGCAGCACTGGTAAGTGCCGTGATTGGCTTTGGAGCTTGGGATCTCCTACGTTTCGATGGCGTGACAGGAGTGTTCGGAGCACAATTCTCCTCACGATGGTCATCGACATCCGAAGACGAATATCTCCACCTACTTGCCAGTTCTAGTTTGCCGACGCGCAACACCTCGTTAGAAATTGATCCCGGCGCCGTCGTTACAGCGGACAATGCCGAGTGGCCAGCATTTCGAGGACGCAGTGGCAACAATGTCATTCCGGACGTCGTTGTCGACGACGATTGGAGCAACCAACCTCCCAAGTTGCTCTGGAAATCACTGATCGGTCCTGGTTGGTCATCCTTTTCCATCGCAGGCAATCGGATGTTCACTCAGGAGCAACGTGGAGAATCCGAGGCGATCGTGTGCCTCGACACGGAAACGGGGGAAGTCGTCTGGGCATATGAATATCCAGGGCGATTTGAGGAATCACTTGGCGGAGTTGGACCGCGCGCTACACCCACGATCGGAGACGGGGCGTTGTTCTGTACGGGTGCAGATGGAAGGATCAGCTGCCTCGATCCTTCTAACGGTGAGCTCATCTGGAAGCGTCACCTCCGAGAAGATGCCGGACGCGAACCACCAAACTGGGGCTGGTCCTCATCGCCACTCGTTGTCGAATCAAAAGCGATTGTTCACGCAGGCGGCGACGGCGAAAAAGGCGTCATCGCCTATGACACATCGACCGGAGAAATCGACTGGTCCGTCGCGTCAGGAAATCACAGTTACAGTTCCCCTCAACTCGCCGAAGTCAACGGCGTCGAAGGGATATTGATGCTTACCAACAATGGACTTCAGTTTGTCAGCGTGACGGATGGTCATACGATCTGGGACCATGATTGGGTAACTGAGCACTACCGTGCTTTACAACCATTGGCAACGGAAAACGCTATTCTGATTGCGGACAGTATGGGCGAAGGCACGCGTCGGCTATCAGTCAACAAATCGGGAGATAGCTGGCAAATAATGGAAGACTGGACGTCGCGATCCATGAAGCCTCAGTTTAACGACTTCGTCTTATACGACGGGTGCGTCTACGGATTTGACATGAACATCTTTGCGTGTATGGACGCAGAAACCGGTGAGAAAATGTGGAAACGCGGTCGTTACGGAAACGGCCAGGTATTGCTGCTAAGTTCAGAGGGACAGTTATTGTTGACCTCAGAGGAAGGCGAGATCGTACTCCTAAAAGCAACCCCCGATCGCCTCACGGAACTTGCCAAATTCCCAGCGATTGAAGGAAAGACGTGGAACCACCCTGTACTAGTTGGCGATCGTTTGTATGTTCGCAACGGCCAAGAGGTGGCTTGCTATCAACTGCCGTTGAAATGA
- a CDS encoding efflux RND transporter permease subunit, whose protein sequence is MIDFFAKHPTAANLLMIIMLAAGLLSIGSLRRETFPDVAPVVVQVLVPFPGATAEEVEDTILHRLENSLEGVLYLKEMKARAQPSVGTVELEMVDGGEYQAFRNEIDNAISGINDFPEDAEAPVTTRLNVRQPVLDLLVSGPVDAVSLKRYCEDLRERMLASPKVSEVNISGFSDHLLRVELDREAMLRYDLSPTSVSLAISSQSLDLPAGKIEGAQTVLVRVQENRKSRQALEDLVISGVAGGAEIRLGDIATVKDEFELDEEKITVDGQRAAILQVMKATAEDTLQVAAAVEELVEAEKLRSPQMQLQVTNNASKLVIDRINLLLTNAWQGCVLVFLAMWLFFNVRLAFWVVASLPVSFLAAFALVPYAGLTINMLTMVALLMALGLLMDDGIVIAENIARRRDEGEGAMEAAVNGVKEVAGGVFSSFLTTCCVLGPLIFLNGQIGRVLSVLPMMLLLVLGTSLIEAFLILPSHLGHSLAHESARGRRNRIRAAIEWAIDWTRDLVGSCVAWTVRWRYLTLGLTVMVFLLTIGLLVGGFVRGQVFPNLEGDTLVARLLMPPGTPLERTSEVMQKVEKALQDTNNELTPLQPEGRELVQSSFIRFGENSEVNESGPHAATLQADLLSVETRNSRIEDVIQMWRKKVGPVPDAAQITIDETAAGPAGRDIHIELSGLDMKSLDEVSEELQAHLLTFDGVYNISDNLRHGEAELLVTLRPGAVGLNVTTRELAQQLRGSFQGLRSDQFQIGKEEYDVEVRFDDSSRSSLADLDNYLVSLPSGDRVPLSEVAKLTRRRGWSSIAHVEGNRAISIYASIDPLRSNAMSVLEQLETEKLTDLVEHHPGLSYAFKGAAESGEETGASMAIAAAIGCLGVFVILSFQFRSYIEPVVVMVAIPFAFVGVVWGHLLLQHDLSLPSVMGYASLAGIVVNDSILLMLFLKDSRASGTSVIEAAVEASRKRFRAVMITSLTTIAGLLPLMFETDLQAQILIPIAISICFGLLASTTLVLLVIPAFYVVLSDLGLTTHSHGNSDH, encoded by the coding sequence ATGATTGATTTCTTCGCAAAGCATCCCACTGCGGCTAACTTGTTAATGATCATCATGTTGGCTGCCGGACTCTTGAGTATCGGAAGTCTTCGGCGAGAAACTTTCCCTGATGTGGCACCCGTTGTGGTGCAAGTGTTAGTGCCATTTCCTGGCGCGACAGCCGAAGAGGTCGAAGACACGATCCTGCATCGCCTAGAGAATTCTCTGGAGGGGGTTCTCTATCTCAAAGAGATGAAAGCACGGGCTCAGCCATCGGTGGGAACCGTCGAGCTTGAGATGGTGGACGGAGGTGAGTACCAAGCATTCCGCAATGAGATCGACAATGCAATCTCTGGTATCAATGACTTCCCCGAGGACGCGGAAGCCCCGGTGACCACTCGGCTCAACGTACGGCAACCCGTTCTCGATTTACTCGTAAGCGGGCCTGTAGACGCGGTAAGCTTAAAGCGATACTGCGAAGATCTTAGGGAAAGGATGCTTGCTTCTCCCAAGGTATCAGAGGTGAACATTTCTGGATTCTCTGATCACCTTCTACGAGTAGAACTCGATCGCGAAGCCATGCTTCGCTATGACTTAAGCCCAACGAGTGTCTCTCTGGCGATCAGTTCCCAGAGTCTCGATTTACCTGCGGGTAAAATCGAAGGAGCTCAAACCGTCCTGGTTCGCGTTCAAGAGAATCGAAAGTCACGCCAAGCCTTGGAAGACTTGGTGATTAGCGGTGTGGCTGGAGGAGCGGAGATCCGTCTGGGGGATATCGCGACTGTTAAAGATGAATTCGAGCTGGATGAGGAGAAGATAACCGTCGACGGACAAAGGGCAGCCATCCTCCAAGTAATGAAAGCAACCGCGGAAGACACACTGCAGGTGGCGGCGGCCGTTGAAGAATTGGTCGAGGCTGAGAAACTGCGAAGCCCACAAATGCAGTTACAGGTGACCAACAATGCGTCTAAGTTGGTGATTGATCGAATCAATTTACTCCTGACCAACGCCTGGCAAGGTTGTGTGCTTGTCTTCCTGGCAATGTGGCTCTTCTTTAATGTTCGGCTCGCGTTCTGGGTCGTGGCCAGCTTACCGGTATCATTCCTAGCGGCCTTTGCACTCGTGCCCTACGCGGGGCTGACCATCAACATGCTGACGATGGTGGCGTTATTGATGGCGCTCGGACTGCTGATGGACGATGGGATTGTTATCGCCGAGAACATCGCGCGTCGCCGAGACGAAGGTGAGGGGGCGATGGAGGCGGCCGTCAACGGCGTCAAGGAAGTTGCCGGAGGTGTCTTTTCTTCATTCTTGACAACATGCTGCGTGCTCGGACCACTGATTTTCCTGAATGGGCAGATTGGCCGCGTCCTGAGTGTACTACCCATGATGTTGTTGTTAGTTCTGGGCACGAGTCTCATCGAAGCCTTCTTGATTCTACCGTCACATTTAGGTCACTCGCTGGCGCATGAATCGGCACGCGGCAGAAGGAATCGAATTCGCGCTGCGATTGAATGGGCCATCGACTGGACTCGTGATCTAGTGGGCAGCTGTGTCGCCTGGACCGTTCGATGGCGTTACCTGACACTAGGGCTGACAGTCATGGTCTTCTTGCTAACGATCGGATTGTTAGTTGGCGGGTTTGTACGTGGACAGGTTTTTCCCAATCTCGAAGGCGATACCCTGGTCGCGCGTCTATTAATGCCGCCGGGCACTCCTCTGGAGAGAACTTCTGAAGTGATGCAGAAGGTCGAAAAGGCTCTCCAAGACACCAACAATGAACTGACTCCTCTGCAGCCAGAGGGACGTGAATTAGTTCAATCTAGTTTCATCCGTTTCGGTGAAAATAGCGAGGTCAACGAGTCCGGCCCACACGCGGCCACTCTTCAGGCTGACTTGCTCTCAGTAGAGACTCGCAATTCACGGATTGAAGATGTCATTCAAATGTGGCGGAAGAAAGTCGGCCCAGTTCCGGACGCTGCTCAAATTACCATTGATGAAACCGCGGCCGGACCGGCTGGACGTGACATTCACATTGAGCTTTCTGGACTCGATATGAAGTCGCTCGATGAGGTATCCGAGGAGTTGCAGGCTCATCTGTTAACGTTCGATGGCGTCTACAATATTTCGGATAATTTGCGTCATGGCGAGGCAGAGTTACTGGTAACACTGCGTCCAGGTGCCGTCGGCTTGAATGTGACAACGCGTGAACTCGCACAGCAATTGCGTGGCTCGTTTCAAGGCCTGAGAAGCGATCAGTTCCAGATCGGCAAAGAGGAATACGATGTCGAGGTGCGTTTCGACGATTCCTCCCGAAGCAGCCTCGCCGATCTGGACAACTACCTAGTCTCGTTACCCAGCGGTGATCGAGTTCCACTTTCGGAGGTTGCCAAGCTAACTCGTCGCCGGGGATGGTCGAGCATTGCCCACGTCGAAGGAAATCGGGCCATCAGTATCTATGCCTCGATTGACCCCCTTCGTTCAAACGCAATGTCCGTACTCGAACAGCTCGAAACGGAGAAGCTGACGGACCTAGTCGAACATCATCCAGGCTTGTCTTATGCATTCAAGGGGGCAGCGGAAAGTGGTGAAGAGACAGGGGCTTCCATGGCCATAGCCGCAGCCATTGGCTGTCTTGGTGTATTTGTCATTCTCTCGTTCCAGTTTCGCAGCTACATTGAGCCTGTCGTGGTCATGGTGGCGATCCCGTTTGCATTTGTGGGAGTGGTCTGGGGACATCTCTTGCTTCAACATGATCTCAGCCTACCTAGCGTCATGGGCTACGCTTCTCTAGCTGGCATCGTCGTGAATGATTCTATTTTGCTGATGCTGTTCTTGAAGGATAGCCGCGCCAGTGGAACCTCGGTAATCGAGGCCGCCGTCGAGGCAAGCCGAAAGCGTTTCCGTGCCGTCATGATCACCTCACTGACCACGATTGCAGGTTTACTCCCCCTCATGTTTGAGACCGACCTTCAGGCCCAGATTCTGATTCCCATCGCCATCAGCATTTGTTTCGGCCTGCTTGCTTCGACAACACTCGTATTGCTGGTTATTCCTGCTTTCTACGTCGTGTTGTCTGATTTAGGACTAACTACACACAGCCACGGTAATTCCGATCACTAA
- a CDS encoding efflux RND transporter periplasmic adaptor subunit, which yields MAFAQFRKEIPRHELSEQPRPLPVIRVEPKEVVPKITGFGTASAARRWEAVSELQGRIVEIHSELESGNLVGANELLIRIDDTDSRLLLAQRQADLDAAKTRLDELEAGYEADQRLLPLAQEQLQVAEREEQRYVELRRQKAASLSNADQATSSRLAQQQAVQNIQRALSLFPSQKNAAKASIALAEAKLREAERDVERTRIVSPFAGVLSEANLEIGQFITVNQRLFTLRDAEQIEITAHFSLEQIDRLISRDASPSAKSQMSLEKITGELETHPTQTIPFSARVIARSGNFTRTWNGVPVRITESLNEQSRTLGVVVQVTNIPHHSETQEATLSRFPTTNNESHFAHWSTALRPGTFCEVVLESSPRSDLITIPRSALNENTVYRVDSDNRLHPQSVEIGFSNGEFVTVVGGLKEGDIIAEAVPVPAIEGQLIEPRFADTRSSQFEIVTAAIDSSTTDAKERRQ from the coding sequence GTGGCATTCGCTCAGTTCAGAAAAGAAATCCCCCGCCATGAACTGAGCGAACAGCCGCGGCCGTTACCCGTTATTCGCGTTGAACCTAAGGAGGTGGTACCGAAAATTACCGGATTCGGTACCGCTTCTGCGGCACGGCGATGGGAGGCCGTCAGCGAACTACAAGGAAGGATCGTTGAAATCCATTCCGAGCTCGAGTCGGGCAACTTGGTGGGAGCCAATGAGCTTCTCATTAGAATCGACGATACCGACAGTCGATTACTTCTAGCACAACGACAAGCTGATTTGGATGCAGCCAAGACCAGGCTAGACGAACTTGAGGCAGGATATGAGGCTGACCAGCGTTTGCTTCCTTTAGCTCAAGAGCAACTTCAGGTTGCAGAGCGTGAAGAACAACGTTACGTCGAACTCCGACGCCAAAAAGCGGCAAGCCTAAGCAATGCTGACCAGGCGACATCAAGCCGACTAGCACAGCAGCAGGCAGTCCAAAATATTCAGCGAGCCCTATCCCTCTTTCCTTCTCAGAAAAACGCAGCGAAAGCCTCGATTGCCTTAGCAGAGGCGAAGCTGCGCGAGGCAGAACGGGATGTTGAACGTACTCGTATTGTTAGCCCATTTGCTGGTGTGTTGTCAGAGGCGAACCTGGAAATAGGGCAGTTTATTACTGTCAATCAACGACTATTTACATTGCGAGATGCCGAGCAAATCGAGATCACTGCCCACTTCTCTCTAGAACAAATTGACCGACTCATTTCTCGTGACGCTAGTCCTAGCGCAAAGTCACAGATGAGTTTGGAGAAAATCACTGGCGAGCTAGAGACTCACCCAACGCAGACGATCCCTTTCTCGGCACGAGTCATTGCTCGCAGTGGAAATTTCACACGCACGTGGAATGGAGTTCCTGTTCGCATCACCGAATCCCTGAATGAACAGTCTCGAACTCTCGGTGTCGTAGTGCAGGTTACCAATATTCCACACCATAGTGAGACACAAGAGGCCACCCTTAGTCGTTTCCCAACTACCAATAACGAATCTCACTTCGCACACTGGTCGACGGCCCTACGCCCAGGGACATTCTGTGAGGTAGTCCTCGAAAGCTCTCCACGCAGCGACTTAATAACAATTCCAAGATCGGCACTAAATGAAAACACCGTTTACCGCGTAGATAGCGACAATCGCCTTCACCCCCAATCGGTTGAAATCGGTTTTTCCAATGGTGAGTTCGTGACCGTCGTCGGCGGTTTGAAAGAAGGAGACATTATTGCTGAGGCTGTCCCTGTCCCTGCTATCGAAGGACAACTCATTGAACCGCGTTTCGCGGATACTCGGTCAAGCCAATTTGAGATCGTCACCGCAGCCATAGATTCGTCAACGACCGATGCCAAGGAACGTCGTCAATGA
- a CDS encoding DUF6268 family outer membrane beta-barrel protein, with amino-acid sequence MIRWEKAMNEVSSISTVVRSDTFPVTFDAVSTISVAERRIVMLIRVACLGLIAILSQLLCCRTTAAEPTVWGSADSEPVFSLASEARPFDGSEFPYQSDLILSDTPPPSERKQTMFPISASLGFVGGDDLSITRTKVGFSMPIYVQPGEGTDRPKTIVLASADFGTSFLEGQTQLHLPDQLYIAGGGLRAIRHVNDQWNLIGGINVNYQGDGKATEDVVNVSGMAMLQWARDDQTQWTFGAVATGLDDLPVLPIVGVSWKPTEDWEISLGLPQTRIAHRVDWFGPQHDTWFYVGLAGVGGGSYAVRHSNGMDDQLTINEFPIVFGLEQRGDRAQWYLEAGVVVGRELEYELTGERENLGAGFFTSAGLKF; translated from the coding sequence ATGATTCGATGGGAAAAAGCAATGAACGAAGTTAGCTCGATTTCGACTGTCGTCCGGAGCGACACTTTCCCGGTCACGTTCGATGCTGTGTCCACCATCTCGGTAGCCGAGCGGCGCATTGTTATGTTGATCCGCGTTGCTTGCCTTGGCCTGATCGCGATTTTGTCCCAGCTGCTTTGCTGTCGTACAACAGCAGCGGAGCCGACCGTTTGGGGCTCCGCCGATAGTGAGCCGGTGTTCTCGCTTGCATCAGAGGCTCGGCCCTTCGATGGATCGGAATTCCCCTACCAGTCGGATCTGATACTCTCCGATACGCCTCCACCTTCCGAACGGAAACAGACGATGTTTCCGATTAGCGCAAGTCTTGGTTTTGTTGGTGGGGACGATCTGTCGATCACTCGGACAAAGGTTGGTTTTTCCATGCCGATCTATGTTCAGCCTGGAGAAGGTACCGATAGGCCCAAGACAATTGTCCTCGCCTCAGCGGACTTCGGTACGAGCTTTTTAGAAGGGCAGACGCAGCTCCATCTTCCCGATCAACTTTATATAGCGGGGGGCGGATTGAGAGCGATTCGACACGTGAATGACCAATGGAACCTGATTGGCGGCATCAATGTCAATTATCAAGGCGATGGAAAAGCAACCGAAGATGTCGTCAACGTTTCTGGCATGGCTATGCTGCAGTGGGCGAGAGATGACCAGACGCAATGGACCTTTGGTGCCGTCGCCACTGGTCTCGATGATCTGCCGGTCCTTCCAATCGTAGGTGTCAGTTGGAAGCCTACTGAGGACTGGGAAATCTCATTGGGGCTTCCCCAAACTCGTATCGCGCACCGTGTGGATTGGTTCGGCCCCCAGCATGACACTTGGTTCTACGTAGGTCTTGCCGGTGTTGGTGGCGGAAGTTATGCCGTTCGACATTCTAACGGCATGGACGATCAACTGACCATCAACGAGTTCCCCATCGTTTTTGGCCTTGAGCAACGAGGCGATCGAGCTCAATGGTATCTCGAAGCGGGCGTGGTGGTAGGACGTGAATTGGAGTACGAGCTCACCGGTGAAAGAGAAAATCTAGGAGCCGGTTTTTTCACGAGCGCAGGACTGAAGTTCTAA
- a CDS encoding DUF1207 domain-containing protein — MFSPRCLSLALAILLGAGLSGVDALFAQTPPAPGFQALPGQVPLPVDGPPFDPFAVAPTNSVSYQLPPMPSSTFPADRSPEWEWTFLPQGFLYHTYWASTAEPRLSTRSIDDWGGNNSLDSQIGGRVGLLRFGDPDAEEGFQLDILGGANLRQNVDTYDWDMTGTDYRYDIPLTYRNGRHAWKFGYYHVSSHMGDEFLKYNPSVSRIDYYRDSLYLGYSHYVTPELRLYGEIDYAFRSDFAEPLHLQFGFDWGPVRPTGALGAPFLAANVHLREELDFSGNISVQAGWAWKGEGLGAGTLRTGLHYYNGGSPQFSFYQESEQQIGWGIWYDY, encoded by the coding sequence ATGTTCTCCCCTCGTTGTTTATCGTTAGCCCTCGCAATTCTCTTGGGGGCCGGGTTGTCCGGTGTTGATGCATTGTTCGCCCAAACCCCGCCTGCTCCCGGCTTTCAGGCATTGCCTGGCCAGGTGCCGCTACCCGTTGATGGGCCGCCGTTCGATCCATTTGCGGTCGCTCCAACGAACAGCGTTAGCTACCAACTCCCGCCTATGCCAAGTTCGACGTTCCCAGCCGACCGTTCCCCCGAATGGGAATGGACGTTTCTACCTCAGGGGTTTCTCTACCATACCTATTGGGCCAGTACGGCTGAGCCTCGCCTCTCCACGCGTTCGATTGATGATTGGGGAGGCAACAACTCTCTCGATTCCCAAATCGGAGGTCGAGTCGGGCTCCTGCGATTCGGAGATCCCGATGCGGAGGAAGGGTTTCAGCTTGACATCCTGGGAGGGGCAAATCTCAGGCAAAACGTCGACACATACGACTGGGACATGACCGGCACGGACTACCGTTACGACATTCCGTTGACTTATCGTAACGGTCGACACGCATGGAAATTTGGGTACTACCATGTAAGCTCTCACATGGGGGACGAGTTCCTGAAATACAATCCTTCCGTGTCACGAATCGACTACTACCGCGATTCCCTCTATCTCGGCTATTCGCACTACGTTACCCCTGAGTTGCGTCTCTATGGGGAGATCGACTATGCATTCCGTAGCGACTTTGCGGAACCACTTCATCTGCAGTTCGGATTCGATTGGGGGCCAGTTCGACCAACCGGCGCATTAGGAGCCCCATTTCTGGCAGCGAATGTGCATCTTCGAGAAGAACTCGACTTTAGCGGCAATATTAGCGTGCAAGCTGGATGGGCCTGGAAAGGAGAAGGACTAGGTGCCGGAACTTTGCGGACAGGCTTGCATTACTACAACGGTGGAAGCCCTCAGTTCTCGTTCTATCAGGAAAGCGAGCAGCAGATCGGCTGGGGGATCTGGTACGACTACTAG
- a CDS encoding TetR/AcrR family transcriptional regulator codes for MKKRGATAGKQEESAKSTSTRDRLLEVAGQLFAEHGFDRTTSKEITEKAGTNIAAVNYHFNSLEGLYGAVIEEATRMLATTSHMQAAVEEQGDAQDKLRAFLGVFVRVLTSPASSSWRLRVLVREFTSPTLVDQTKYKKSRLQKMNILKRIVSELMELPEDHPAVGRSCINVMAPCFMLMLCDRPTLKRSFPKFGLKSDDAPDLVQHMLQFALAGIAAVANEAKKDEHG; via the coding sequence ATGAAAAAACGAGGAGCAACCGCCGGGAAGCAGGAAGAGAGCGCGAAAAGCACCAGTACTCGTGATCGTTTACTGGAAGTTGCCGGTCAACTTTTTGCCGAGCACGGTTTTGATCGAACGACCAGTAAAGAGATCACCGAGAAGGCCGGTACGAACATCGCTGCGGTAAACTACCATTTCAACAGTCTTGAAGGGCTCTACGGTGCCGTAATCGAGGAAGCCACACGCATGCTGGCGACGACCTCTCATATGCAAGCAGCCGTGGAAGAGCAAGGCGATGCCCAGGACAAGCTAAGAGCGTTTCTGGGAGTGTTTGTACGCGTTCTAACGAGCCCGGCTTCTTCATCCTGGCGGCTGCGTGTATTGGTTCGTGAATTCACCTCGCCTACTTTGGTTGATCAAACAAAGTATAAGAAGAGCCGGCTTCAGAAGATGAACATTCTGAAGAGAATCGTGAGCGAGTTGATGGAGTTGCCTGAAGATCATCCCGCTGTTGGACGCAGCTGTATCAACGTGATGGCTCCCTGCTTTATGCTCATGCTTTGTGATCGGCCGACGCTCAAGCGGTCGTTTCCTAAGTTTGGCTTGAAGTCAGACGACGCCCCTGATCTCGTTCAGCACATGCTTCAATTTGCCTTGGCAGGAATTGCAGCAGTGGCGAATGAAGCGAAGAAGGATGAGCACGGCTAG